A portion of the Bacteroidota bacterium genome contains these proteins:
- a CDS encoding beta-ketoacyl-ACP synthase III (FabH; beta-ketoacyl-acyl carrier protein synthase III; catalyzes the condensation of acetyl-CoA with malonyl-ACP to initiate cycles of fatty acid elongation; differs from 3-oxoacyl-(acyl carrier protein) synthase I and II in that it utilizes CoA thioesters as primers rather than acyl-ACPs), whose product MKAGKGIKILGSGIYLPKAISSEEIKTKFNIPNGFAENFSGVKSRHHITFETNGYMGAKALENALIDAELDLKDIDIIISAGATFDYIIPNQSSVILSEMQGAKDYKKTTIDVNTTCLSFLSAFEVASKMLDGLQYKRIAIVSSEIASKGLNPNNPETITLFGDGAAAFIIGYDEFENSIYYKGCFQTYTEGINDTIIKGGGNKYHFKDYSYDTKLHSFDMNGLKLLKLAKKILPGFINSFLNELQIELSDINAIIPHQASKAGLTILKNSFNLRKEQLMENIETHGNCIAASIPILLHESIKDGKIKRGDTCFLIGTSAGFSIGAILIKY is encoded by the coding sequence ATGAAAGCAGGAAAAGGAATTAAAATCTTAGGCTCAGGCATTTATTTGCCTAAAGCTATTTCATCTGAAGAAATTAAAACCAAATTCAATATTCCGAATGGTTTTGCTGAAAATTTTTCGGGCGTAAAAAGCAGGCATCATATAACTTTTGAAACCAACGGATATATGGGTGCAAAAGCATTAGAAAACGCACTAATAGATGCTGAATTAGATTTAAAAGATATTGATATAATCATATCTGCAGGTGCTACTTTTGATTATATCATACCTAATCAATCAAGTGTTATCCTTTCCGAAATGCAGGGTGCGAAGGATTATAAAAAAACAACCATTGATGTTAATACAACTTGTTTAAGTTTTTTATCTGCATTTGAGGTAGCATCAAAAATGCTGGATGGCTTGCAATACAAACGAATTGCTATTGTAAGTTCAGAAATAGCCTCAAAAGGGCTTAATCCTAATAACCCCGAAACGATAACACTTTTTGGTGATGGTGCTGCAGCATTTATTATCGGCTATGATGAATTTGAAAATTCTATTTATTATAAAGGATGTTTTCAAACCTATACAGAAGGCATTAACGATACAATTATAAAAGGCGGTGGAAACAAATATCATTTTAAAGATTATTCATACGACACTAAACTCCATTCTTTTGATATGAACGGGTTAAAGCTTTTAAAGCTGGCTAAAAAAATACTTCCCGGTTTTATAAACTCATTCTTAAATGAACTTCAAATTGAGCTAAGCGATATCAATGCAATTATCCCTCATCAAGCATCCAAGGCTGGGCTTACTATTCTTAAAAATTCATTCAACTTACGAAAAGAACAATTAATGGAAAATATAGAAACACATGGTAATTGTATTGCCGCTTCCATTCCTATTTTACTGCATGAATCCATCAAAGACGGGAAAATAAAAAGAGGCGACACTTGTTTTTTAATAGGCACATCTGCGGGGTTTTCGATTGGAGCTATTCTTATAAAATATTAA